From Treponema sp. J25, a single genomic window includes:
- a CDS encoding FGGY-family carbohydrate kinase, whose amino-acid sequence MQGQGAFLCVDIGTSSLKAAYIGTDGTVLAFSRQRYPSHRVMEGTVLASDWEDAFVRACHELAEQISFLPTVRGIAISGNGPTLVPITPEGRALAPLHWHQGKKKEEKCPAPGTPISAVKGKRVRASAAENTGAENTSPSAPPRSSAPTESGGTSRMERDSSYKAMSVLPAESGGPSLFLPSVLRFSRERPEDFASLAFFLSPQEYLLWRLGADPVTAIPNERYIPYYWDGPQLEGAGLPARLFPPFVIMGTIVGHLSEKAAGPCLLPAGIPLIVGGPDFIMALLGVGVLEEGMVCDRSGTSEGINLCTARPIHSSSLRLLPHVRGDKWNLAALLPSTGRLFEWFREITGQHERDYQEMMREILETPAPKSFFFPEIHGEGSLCLPSAIISTAGLTSRAELGYAVLEAIGFMVRRGIELLEVQHLRLESMRLSGGQAKNPLWNQMKANITGRYLVVPAIEDGELAGNACLALLASGEAASLEEAVERMVQIRRVYEPVQSEYARFSERYETYRHLQSKMEQFFQ is encoded by the coding sequence ATGCAGGGCCAGGGTGCGTTTCTCTGCGTCGATATTGGCACGTCAAGCCTTAAAGCGGCCTATATAGGCACGGATGGAACGGTGCTGGCCTTTTCCCGTCAACGCTACCCTTCCCATCGCGTGATGGAGGGGACGGTCCTGGCTTCTGATTGGGAAGATGCCTTTGTTCGGGCCTGTCACGAACTGGCCGAACAAATATCTTTTCTTCCCACAGTCCGGGGAATTGCCATTTCCGGCAATGGGCCTACCCTTGTCCCTATCACCCCAGAAGGCCGGGCCCTGGCCCCCCTCCATTGGCATCAAGGGAAGAAAAAAGAGGAAAAGTGCCCCGCCCCCGGTACCCCTATTTCGGCCGTCAAGGGCAAGAGGGTAAGGGCTTCCGCTGCTGAAAATACGGGCGCTGAAAATACGAGCCCTTCCGCCCCTCCCCGGTCGTCGGCCCCAACGGAAAGTGGGGGAACCTCACGTATGGAGCGGGACTCCTCTTACAAAGCCATGTCGGTGCTCCCAGCGGAAAGTGGGGGACCTTCCCTGTTCTTGCCCTCGGTGCTCCGGTTTTCCCGGGAACGACCTGAGGATTTTGCGTCGCTGGCCTTTTTCCTTTCGCCCCAGGAGTATCTCCTGTGGCGCCTGGGGGCTGACCCGGTTACGGCCATCCCCAACGAACGGTATATCCCCTATTACTGGGATGGTCCCCAATTAGAAGGGGCTGGCCTTCCTGCCCGCCTTTTTCCGCCCTTTGTCATCATGGGAACCATTGTGGGCCACCTTTCTGAAAAAGCCGCGGGCCCCTGTCTTCTTCCGGCAGGAATTCCCCTTATTGTCGGCGGGCCTGACTTTATCATGGCCCTCCTTGGTGTGGGGGTGCTCGAGGAAGGCATGGTCTGTGATCGGTCCGGCACCTCGGAAGGGATCAACCTCTGCACTGCCCGCCCCATCCACAGTAGTTCCCTCCGCCTGCTTCCCCATGTAAGGGGCGACAAATGGAACCTGGCGGCCCTGCTTCCCTCTACGGGACGCCTTTTTGAGTGGTTCCGGGAAATTACGGGACAGCACGAACGGGACTACCAGGAGATGATGCGGGAAATTCTGGAAACACCGGCACCGAAAAGCTTCTTTTTCCCCGAGATCCACGGAGAGGGCTCCCTCTGTCTTCCCAGTGCTATCATTTCCACCGCGGGACTAACGAGCCGGGCCGAACTGGGCTATGCGGTGCTGGAGGCGATTGGCTTTATGGTTCGCCGGGGTATCGAACTTTTGGAGGTCCAGCACCTTCGCCTTGAATCGATGCGGCTTTCCGGGGGGCAGGCAAAGAATCCCCTCTGGAACCAGATGAAGGCCAACATCACTGGCCGCTACCTGGTGGTTCCCGCCATAGAAGATGGGGAACTCGCGGGAAACGCCTGTCTTGCCCTCCTGGCAAGCGGGGAAGCGGCAAGCCTGGAAGAGGCGGTAGAACGGATGGTACAGATCCGCCGGGTATATGAACCGGTCCAATCCGAATATGCCCGTTTTTCAGAACGATATGAAACATACCGTCATTTGCAGTCTAAAATGGAGCAGTTTTTTCAATGA
- the prs gene encoding ribose-phosphate diphosphokinase produces the protein MNYTDPTRLGIIACPGGEHFANEVIGHLRRLYRRRFENKTQVLSKRYSLDTEQVIRKINFASDIAVSTTNTPRDVLTYRIPHFKIPARFTYFPNGELKTEILESIRGKDVYVFQDVENHYPLPFNEGKNLKVLSVNDHIMNLFVTVDAVKQAGAERVTLVLPVYPYSRQHKKKGREGLTASRIGKMLEAMGVDRIITLDIHSREIENAFNFLRLENLHASYQIIRKLSQITDIHSENFVVVSPDTGAVDRNKFYATSLKKPLALLYKERDYSRVTQNALDNNIAEIKLLGNVKDKTVFMADDMLGTGGTLLKAMKFLKEQGAREVIAAISLPFFSGDAIQHFDEAYRQGWFYRVIGTNAVYHEELLKHEWYVSVNISSLFAQTISRLHHGRSLSSILDNREIIEKLISQG, from the coding sequence ATGAACTACACGGATCCCACACGGCTGGGCATTATTGCCTGCCCCGGCGGAGAACATTTTGCCAACGAAGTGATAGGTCATCTGCGACGCCTGTACCGCCGGCGTTTCGAAAATAAGACCCAGGTTCTTTCTAAACGGTATTCCCTGGATACGGAACAGGTTATTCGAAAAATCAACTTTGCCAGTGATATTGCGGTTTCCACCACCAACACCCCCCGGGATGTGCTTACCTACCGCATCCCCCATTTTAAGATCCCTGCCCGGTTTACCTATTTCCCCAACGGGGAACTAAAAACGGAGATCCTTGAATCGATTCGAGGTAAAGACGTCTACGTTTTTCAGGATGTGGAAAACCATTATCCGCTGCCGTTTAATGAGGGAAAGAATCTTAAGGTCCTTTCGGTGAATGACCATATCATGAACCTCTTTGTCACGGTGGATGCGGTAAAGCAGGCGGGAGCCGAGCGGGTAACCCTGGTATTGCCGGTATACCCCTATTCCCGGCAGCACAAGAAGAAAGGGCGGGAAGGCCTTACGGCAAGCCGTATCGGAAAGATGCTTGAGGCCATGGGGGTGGACCGCATCATTACCCTGGATATCCATTCCCGGGAAATTGAAAACGCCTTTAACTTCCTGCGGCTCGAAAATCTCCACGCCAGCTACCAGATTATCCGGAAGCTTTCCCAGATTACGGATATTCACAGTGAAAATTTTGTGGTGGTCTCGCCGGATACGGGGGCGGTGGATCGAAACAAATTTTACGCCACCAGTTTGAAAAAACCCCTGGCCCTTCTGTACAAGGAGCGGGATTATAGCCGGGTTACCCAGAATGCCCTGGACAACAACATCGCAGAAATTAAGCTGCTCGGAAACGTGAAAGATAAAACCGTCTTTATGGCCGATGACATGCTGGGAACGGGGGGTACCCTTCTTAAGGCGATGAAATTCCTTAAAGAGCAGGGAGCCCGGGAAGTCATAGCAGCAATCAGTCTTCCCTTCTTTTCAGGGGATGCGATCCAGCATTTTGACGAAGCCTACCGACAGGGCTGGTTCTATCGGGTGATCGGCACCAACGCGGTGTACCACGAGGAACTCCTGAAACACGAGTGGTACGTCAGCGTGAATATTTCCAGCCTTTTTGCCCAGACCATTTCCCGTCTGCATCACGGTCGATCCTTAAGTTCTATCCTTGATAACCGGGAGATAATAGAAAAACTTATCAGCCAGGGATAG
- a CDS encoding HAD family hydrolase — MTPYRFPRPSIRALIFDMDNTLYTHRAYEQHQIEVQIEEAARYLGKSLEVFRKELQRFQADWSAQHGGKKISLANSLQALGVPFSQIIRFRAECIQPEAFLQEDPELRATFARLAPSYKLAVVTNNPETIARRTLSILGVAPYVVSIVGIDRAGVSKPHERPLHLVLEDIRVQPQDCVAVGDRFDIDIALPLEMGMGGILVQGVEDVYQLPSFFLPLDNFTIS, encoded by the coding sequence ATGACCCCCTATCGCTTTCCCCGGCCTTCAATTCGGGCCCTTATCTTTGATATGGATAACACCCTGTATACCCACAGGGCCTACGAACAGCACCAGATCGAGGTGCAAATCGAAGAAGCCGCCCGGTATCTGGGAAAATCCCTCGAGGTTTTTAGAAAGGAACTTCAGCGCTTTCAAGCTGACTGGTCGGCCCAACATGGGGGCAAAAAAATAAGCCTTGCCAACAGTCTCCAGGCTCTCGGGGTTCCTTTCTCTCAAATTATTCGGTTCAGGGCAGAATGTATCCAGCCAGAGGCGTTTTTGCAGGAAGATCCTGAGCTTAGGGCAACCTTTGCCCGCTTAGCCCCTTCGTATAAGCTTGCGGTGGTTACCAACAACCCGGAAACCATTGCCCGCCGGACCCTTTCAATCTTAGGGGTGGCCCCCTATGTGGTTTCCATTGTAGGGATCGATCGGGCGGGAGTCTCCAAACCCCACGAACGGCCCCTGCACCTTGTGCTGGAAGATATACGGGTCCAGCCCCAGGACTGTGTGGCGGTGGGGGACCGCTTCGATATCGATATTGCCCTGCCCCTCGAGATGGGTATGGGGGGTATCCTGGTGCAGGGGGTAGAGGATGTGTACCAACTGCCTTCTTTTTTTCTTCCCCTGGACAATTTTACCATTTCGTAG
- a CDS encoding diacylglycerol kinase family protein, which translates to MKDPLHEFAADLAYVCTRLPLFPERPLYWTVIANPKAGGFTIGSRWREHQRALKEYCKELTSWPVRPVPAGPSRTAQEADTGDGSLGALGLVPTTEAKHACRIVNALLDEAAAVIAASQDRQETPPFFLILTAGGDGTSLEALTSLFYGPPQVVQHMAIVRLPMGTGNDGAEAPTMAATLAHLVNARERVFERAVTMYLSSSKGPFVAFNILSVGLDAFVTHMTNKMKGHLPGDSYKFWVDVATLFYECWYPVRPMRIEVLPDRIGVPPQGSAAAKGLSADGEVPTVLEGLFFLAALGVSGGRTYGGGIPILPDERNFLAIEQMGLLKKLKLKGLFTTGQHGNRPEAHFFTTEGVRIYYNAPILAQMDGESVLLEPGDFPITLELSPPRIPVLTA; encoded by the coding sequence ATGAAAGACCCTTTGCATGAATTTGCCGCCGATCTTGCCTATGTTTGCACCCGTCTCCCCCTGTTCCCGGAGCGTCCTCTATACTGGACGGTTATTGCCAACCCCAAGGCCGGGGGCTTTACCATTGGTTCCCGCTGGCGGGAGCACCAGCGGGCATTAAAAGAATATTGCAAGGAACTGACTTCCTGGCCAGTCCGGCCAGTCCCCGCGGGCCCTTCCCGTACCGCCCAGGAAGCCGATACCGGTGATGGCTCCCTCGGCGCCCTGGGCCTGGTCCCCACCACCGAGGCAAAACACGCCTGTCGAATAGTGAACGCCCTTCTGGACGAAGCGGCCGCCGTCATTGCCGCGTCCCAGGACCGGCAGGAAACGCCGCCCTTCTTTTTGATTCTTACCGCCGGCGGAGACGGAACAAGTCTTGAAGCCCTTACCTCCCTGTTTTATGGACCGCCCCAGGTGGTTCAACACATGGCCATTGTACGGCTCCCCATGGGCACCGGCAACGATGGGGCCGAAGCACCGACCATGGCCGCCACCCTGGCCCACCTCGTAAATGCCCGAGAACGGGTCTTTGAGCGGGCTGTAACGATGTACCTTTCTTCGTCAAAGGGGCCCTTTGTGGCCTTTAATATCCTTTCGGTGGGCCTTGACGCCTTTGTTACCCACATGACCAATAAGATGAAGGGGCACCTCCCGGGGGATTCATATAAATTCTGGGTTGATGTGGCGACCCTCTTTTATGAATGCTGGTATCCGGTTCGTCCTATGAGGATCGAAGTGTTGCCCGACCGGATCGGGGTTCCCCCGCAAGGAAGCGCTGCCGCGAAGGGGCTCTCCGCTGATGGCGAGGTTCCCACAGTGCTGGAAGGGCTCTTTTTTCTTGCGGCCCTCGGGGTAAGTGGAGGGCGCACCTATGGGGGTGGCATTCCAATCCTGCCGGATGAACGGAATTTCCTTGCCATCGAACAGATGGGGCTTTTAAAAAAGCTCAAGCTGAAGGGGCTCTTTACCACCGGTCAGCACGGGAATCGGCCGGAGGCCCACTTCTTTACCACCGAAGGGGTGCGCATTTATTACAACGCCCCTATCCTTGCCCAGATGGATGGGGAATCGGTGCTCCTCGAGCCGGGGGACTTCCCCATCACCCTGGAACTCAGCCCGCCCCGTATCCCGGTGCTTACAGCCTAG